One Streptomyces sp. P9-A2 DNA window includes the following coding sequences:
- a CDS encoding EF-hand domain-containing protein has protein sequence MTTLSGTPLLHRKIDLCFRHFDTDDNGFIDREDLLTLGSQLLSKFGEPVTSPKGTALMDGMTRFWDALVAAADQDGDERLTRDEYRDCMTGAFVESPEGFDISFRPLAEAVCALLDTDGDGEVDEREFEAWQEVFRTAPENRADAFRKLDADGNGRLTVDELLAAVRQYYLSPDADAAGNWLYGAVA, from the coding sequence ATGACCACGCTCTCCGGTACTCCCCTGCTCCACCGCAAGATCGACCTGTGCTTCCGGCACTTCGACACCGACGACAACGGCTTCATCGACCGCGAGGACCTCCTGACCCTGGGATCGCAGCTGCTGTCCAAGTTCGGCGAGCCCGTCACCTCGCCCAAGGGCACCGCGCTGATGGACGGCATGACCCGCTTCTGGGACGCCCTGGTCGCCGCCGCGGACCAGGACGGCGACGAGCGGCTCACCCGTGACGAGTACCGGGACTGCATGACCGGCGCCTTCGTCGAGTCGCCCGAGGGCTTCGACATCTCGTTCCGGCCCCTGGCGGAGGCGGTGTGCGCGCTGCTGGACACCGACGGGGACGGTGAGGTGGACGAGCGGGAGTTCGAGGCATGGCAGGAGGTGTTCCGTACCGCGCCCGAGAACAGGGCCGACGCCTTCCGCAAGCTGGACGCCGACGGGAACGGCAGGCTCACGGTCGACGAGCTGCTGGCCGCCGTCCGCCAGTACTACCTCAGCCCCGACGCCGACGCGGCCGGCAATTGGCTCTACGGCGCGGTCGCCTGA
- a CDS encoding GvpL/GvpF family gas vesicle protein: MTEHTALYVYALLPDRPDGPDRPDAADGVTGIDGRPLRLVRVPGASVAALVHDAAPAPLEGGDDQVRRWVEEQSRAVDTVWERTGSILPMTFNVLVAEEPPPEGRPEAGRSAERRLTEWVTEQAADIAGQLEDLAGRCELRVDITVDRTAVTTGEAGEAAPEDPAGGPADGLSPGMRRLMAKQREHRARNAAGQFADTLHAEIRQRLLAVAEDYRDRGPTHRVAGETDVLCAALLVRREDIDAVGTVLTELRSRQPAVRIRFLGPWPPYSFIDTRHRTRAEEMAP, from the coding sequence CGGCCCGGACCGGCCGGACGCGGCCGACGGCGTCACCGGGATCGACGGTCGCCCGCTGCGGCTGGTGCGCGTTCCCGGCGCCTCCGTCGCGGCACTGGTGCACGACGCCGCCCCGGCCCCTCTCGAGGGCGGCGACGACCAGGTGCGCCGCTGGGTGGAGGAGCAGAGCCGGGCGGTGGACACCGTATGGGAACGCACCGGCAGCATCCTGCCGATGACCTTCAACGTCCTGGTCGCCGAGGAGCCGCCGCCCGAGGGCCGGCCCGAGGCCGGGCGGAGCGCCGAACGGCGCCTGACGGAGTGGGTCACCGAGCAGGCGGCGGACATCGCGGGCCAGTTGGAGGACCTGGCCGGCCGGTGCGAACTGCGGGTCGACATCACCGTGGACCGTACGGCCGTCACCACGGGCGAAGCGGGAGAGGCCGCGCCGGAGGACCCGGCGGGCGGCCCGGCGGACGGCCTGTCACCCGGCATGCGCAGGCTGATGGCCAAGCAGCGGGAGCACCGGGCCCGCAACGCGGCCGGACAGTTCGCCGACACCCTGCACGCCGAGATCAGGCAGCGTCTGCTGGCCGTCGCCGAGGACTACCGCGACCGCGGCCCCACCCACCGCGTCGCGGGCGAGACGGACGTCCTGTGCGCCGCCCTGCTCGTCCGGCGGGAGGACATCGACGCCGTCGGCACCGTACTGACCGAACTGCGGTCCCGTCAGCCCGCCGTCCGCATCCGCTTCCTGGGCCCCTGGCCCCCGTACTCCTTCATCGACACCCGCCACCGCACCCGGGCGGAGGAAATGGCCCCCTGA